Sequence from the Priestia megaterium genome:
TTCATCCTACATTTCATTTTTCCACGTATATTCAAAACTATCTTAAAGAAAATACAGGGAAAACCTATCGAGATGTGGTAAAAGCGTGGTATGAGGAAGAAAAACGAAAAAAGCAGCCTTCCTATCAAAAAGAAATTGCGCCTCAGTTTGAGTACAATCGCTTTATCCGTGACTTTTTTAACGATCCAAAAAACAAAGGAAAAAGCCGTGATGATGCGATTGCGGCGTGGAAACACTTAAAACTTCAGCCAGGAAGCAATCAATACCGCTCTTAACTATTTGCTGGGGAACAAATTTGAGGCAAATCTACATATAAACGCCATTAACACACCACCTTAAGAAAAGGTGGTGTGTATGTACGCCTGTAGATTTCTTCACATACACATGTGCTTTTTGTTACGGCAACATGTATTTAAAATCTTTAACTATAAACAGACTCTTTTTTAATTAAACCAAGCGTCTGTGATGTAGAAGCATGAATCTCGTTAAAGAAGTCTGGGTGATCAACTAATGACATGCCGTAGGAAGGAATCATTTCTTTTATTTTTGGCTCCCACTTGTTCATGTTTTGCGGGAAGCATTTTTCCAACACTTCAAGCATAACGTGAACGGCTGTTGATGCACCAGGAGAAGCGCCAAGAAGTGCAGCAACAGAACCATCAGCGGCACTTACAACTTCTGTACCAAACTGAAGCGTTCCTTTTCCGCCGGCTTCCGTGTCTTTGATTACTTGCACACGTTGGCCTGCTACAACGATATCCCAGTCTTCGCTTTTCGCATTCGGGATGAACTCACGCAGTTCTTCTACACGTTTTTCATTTGATAACAGCACTTGCTGAATTAAATATTTCGTTAACGCCATTTCTTTGACGCCTGCTGCTAGCATTGTTAAAATATTATTCGGCTTTACAGAACTGATTAAATCCAAGTTTGAGCCTGTTTTTAAGAACTTTGGTGAAAAGCCGGCAAACGGACCAAACAACAGCGTCTTTTTGTTATTAATATAGCGCGTATCAAGGTGCGGAACCGACATTGGCGGAGCTCCGACTTTGGCTTTTCCGTATACTTTCCCGTGATGCTGCGCAATCACTTCAGGGTTATTGCATACCATAAATAATCCGCTTACCGGGAATCCTCCAATATGCTTGGATTCAGGAATACCTGTTTTTTGAAGTAAAGGCAAGCTTCCGCCTCCGCCCCCGATAAAGATGAACTTTGCCGTGTGGTATTCAACTTTGCCGCTGTCTACATCGGAGACTTTTACTTCCCACATACCGTCACTTTTACGTTTGATATCTTTTACACTTCGTTTGTAGTGCACATTAACGCCTTTATTCTTCAGGTGGTCAAACAACATGCGTGTTAAAGCACCGAAGTTTACGTCTGTTCCCGAATCAAT
This genomic interval carries:
- a CDS encoding malate:quinone oxidoreductase, whose product is MSNVQKKTDVILIGAGVMSATLGSLLKELAPEWDIKVFEKLADAGEESSNEWNNAGTGHSALCELNYTSEKADGSIDITKAIRINEQFQLSRQFWSYLVSSKLIRNPQDFIMPIPHMSLVQGEKNVSFLKKRFEALSNNPLFQGMEYSDSPEKLKEWIPLIMKGRTSKEPIAATKIDSGTDVNFGALTRMLFDHLKNKGVNVHYKRSVKDIKRKSDGMWEVKVSDVDSGKVEYHTAKFIFIGGGGGSLPLLQKTGIPESKHIGGFPVSGLFMVCNNPEVIAQHHGKVYGKAKVGAPPMSVPHLDTRYINNKKTLLFGPFAGFSPKFLKTGSNLDLISSVKPNNILTMLAAGVKEMALTKYLIQQVLLSNEKRVEELREFIPNAKSEDWDIVVAGQRVQVIKDTEAGGKGTLQFGTEVVSAADGSVAALLGASPGASTAVHVMLEVLEKCFPQNMNKWEPKIKEMIPSYGMSLVDHPDFFNEIHASTSQTLGLIKKESVYS